From the genome of Ziziphus jujuba cultivar Dongzao chromosome 6, ASM3175591v1, one region includes:
- the LOC107404742 gene encoding putative invertase inhibitor — MWHISFFSILYFCLFFLIIPHQTAISIDIINQTCKKCSDESNIFSYEFCSVSLQAVPASHVTNLQGLALIAMELALDNATNTISIIKQLLTNETADPFALECLKDCLEVYSEAVTMLVDSIAGFLEEHYDTARVWLSAVMEVATTCADGFKEKEGVVYPLENENYSLFQLSDIALCITHLLSQVVRS, encoded by the coding sequence atgtggcaCATTTCTTTCTTCTCCATCTTATACTTCTGCTTATTTTTTCTCATAATCCCCCATCAAACTGCAATATCAATTGACATAATCAATCAAACCTGCAAGAAATGCTCGGATGAATCCAACATCTTTAGCTACGAATTCTGTTCAGTTTCTCTACAAGCAGTTCCTGCAAGCCATGTGACTAATCTGCAAGGACTAGCACTCATAGCAATGGAGCTAGCTCTAGACAATGCAACCAACACAATTTCAATCATAAAACAGTTGCTTACCAATGAAACCGCAGACCCTTTTGCCTTGGAATGCTTAAAAGATTGCTTGGAAGTGTATTCAGAGGCGGTCACTATGCTCGTGGACTCCATTGCTGGATTTCTTGAGGAGCACTACGACACTGCCAGGGTGTGGTTGAGTGCAGTGATGGAAGTGGCAACAACTTGTGCAGATGGTTTCAAAGAGAAAGAAGGAGTGGTATACCCTTTGGAAAATGAGAATTACAGTCTCTTCCAATTATCTGATATTGCACTTTGCATCACCCATTTGCTAAGTCAGGTTGTACGTtcttaa
- the LOC107409034 gene encoding putative invertase inhibitor, whose amino-acid sequence MVNSLSSIFNIIFLLTMILSFRCSFGSDFLHSSCKKAAKSDRSFSYNFCVESLKANPKSQTAKSIEELFIVSFELTISNASEVASYVSKLLKDKKFDGYARGCLHVCLELYSDAVYSLKEALRDYIKSKDLSNANVEISAALDASTTCEDGFKERKGLVSPLTKENNFYFQLTAIALTFSSMVHVGHK is encoded by the coding sequence atggtgaattCCTTATCTTCCATCtttaatattatctttcttctcaCCATGATCTTGTCCTTTCGATGCTCTTTTGGTTCGGATTTTCTACATTCATCTTGCAAGAAAGCAGCAAAAAGTGATCGAAGCTTTAGCTACAACTTCTGTGTTGAAAGCCTCAAGGCCAACCCTAAGAGCCAAACTGCTAAGAGCATTGAAGAATTGTTCATAGTCTCTTTTGAGCTGACCATCTCAAACGCAAGCGAAGTCGCTTCCTACGTTTCAAAGCTTTTGAAGGACAAAAAGTTTGATGGTTATGCTAGGGGTTGCTTGCATGTTTGCTTGGAGCTCTATTCTGATGCTGTTTATTCATTGAAAGAGGCTCTTCGTGATTACATTAAATCTAAGGATTTGTCCAATGCTAATGTGGAAATCAGCGCTGCCTTGGATGCTTCTACTACTTGTGAAGATGGTTTCAAGGAGAGGAAAGGTCTAGTGTCTCCTTtgacaaaagaaaacaatttttactTCCAGCTGACTGCCATTGCTCTCACTTTTTCCAGCATGGTGCATGTTggtcataaataa
- the LOC107406210 gene encoding cytochrome c oxidase subunit 6b-3: MSASQVDPHDKMRARDVSKVARGEQAPRPAHDYGSINEAPPKPSSSPSPSLPAEQPRHCYTSYLEYHKCVKEKGKDAPECEKFERHYMSLCPVEWIERWDEQRENGTFPGRI, encoded by the exons ATGTCGGCTTCGCAAGTAGATCCACATGACAAGATGAGAGCCAGAGATGTGAGCAAAGTGGCTCGTGGAGAGCAAGCTCCAAGGCCTGCCCATGACTACGGTTCCATCAACGAGGCCCCTCCTAAACCATcctcatcaccatcaccatctcTGCCCGCCGAACAACCCCGCCATTGCTATACCAGCTATTTGGAGTACCACAA ATGCGTTAAGGAGAAGGGAAAAGATGCACCAGAGTGTGAGAAGTTTGAAAGACATTACATGTCCTTGTGTCCTGTTGAATGG ATTGAGAGGTGGGACGAGCAGCGAGAGAATGGAACTTTTCCTGGTCGAATTTAG
- the LOC107409346 gene encoding regulator of nonsense transcripts 1 homolog yields the protein MDSQQNNLFETASQPDTGNDAYTFLEFNTQGEDFDYPEFRDPIRSPVAWPTPSDSLADHTDRGGGAGGGGAGGGAGGGGGPGSDNQSDASPVSVAPGSATKGRASGSGSSSVNNQMVDALAAGMSGLNFEDTGDDDNYDYGKGDFTEHACRYCGVSNPACVVRCNVPSCRKWFCNSRGNTSGSHIVNHLVRAKHKEVCLHKDSPLGETILECYNCGCRNVFLLGFISAKTESVVVLLCREPCLSVNALKDMNWDLSQWCPLIDDRCFLQWLVKVPSEQEQLRARQISAQQINKVEELWKTNPEASLEDLEKPGVDDEPQPVALKYEDAYQYQNVFAPLIKLEADYDKMMKESQSKDNVTIRWDIGLNKKRVAYFVFPKEDNELRLVPGDELRLRYSGDAAHPAWQSVGHVIKLTAQEEVALELRASQGVPVDVNHGFSVDFVWKSTSFDRMQGAMKTFAVDETSVSGYIYHHLLGHEVEVQMVRNTLPRRFGAPGLPELNASQVFAVKSVLQKPISLIQGPPGTGKTVTSAAIVYHMAKQGQGQVLVCAPSNVAVDQLAEKISATGLKVVRLCAKSREAVSSPVEHLTLHYQVRHLDTSEKSELHKLQQLKDEQGELSSSDEKKYKALKRATEREISQSADVICCTCVGAGDPRLANFRFRQVLIDESTQATEPECLIPLVLGAKQVVLVGDHCQLGPVIMCKKAARAGLAQSLFERLVLLGVKPIRLQVQYRMHPSLSEFPSNSFYEGTLQNGVTINERQSSGIDFPWPVPNRPMFFYVQMGQEEISASGTSYLNRTEAANVEKIVTTFLRSGVVPSQIGVITPYEGQRAYIVNYMSRNGALRQQLYKEIEVASVDSFQGREKDYIILSCVRSNEHQGIGFLNDPRRLNVALTRARYGIVILGNPKVLSKQPLWNSLLTHYKEHECLVEGPLNNLKQSMVQFQKPKKIYNDRRLFFGGGPGVVPNDNYGSVSPSAQSAERRSNRGRGSYLPPGPPNGTHKPGVHPGGYPMPRVPITPFHGGPPSQPYAIPTRGAVHGPVGAVPHVPQPGSRGFGAGRGNAGAPIGSHLPHQQGSQQSIGNLGSTFNFPALENPNSQPSVGGPLSQPGFVNNMPVQGPSQTFRDGFSMGGMSQDFLGDDFKSQGSHVPYNVAEFSTQASQSGYGVDYVTQGAQGGFPGNFLNQNSQAGYSRFGTGNDFMSQDYMAHGNQGLFTQVGFNDPSQDDATQSHYGVANANPLQSQGLMNSLYSQPFAHYNTQPLNLQAPQQQPQHGHSSQNQKIHFNG from the exons aTGGATTCTCAGCAGAACAACTTGTTCGAGACGGCTTCGCAGCCTGATACGGGAAACGATGCCTATACGTTTCTCGAATTCAATACCCAAGGCGAAGACTTCGATTACCCAGAGTTTCGCGACCCGATTCGTTCTCCTGTAGCCTGGCCCACGCCTTCTGATTCCTTAGCTGACCACACGGACCGCGGTGGTGGTGCCGGTGGCGGTGGTGCTGGTGGTGGTGCAGGCGGTGGTGGTGGGCCTGGGTCTGATAACCAGTCTGATGCTTCGCCGGTTTCGGTTGCACCCGGTAGCGCAACGAAGGGTCGGGCAAGCGGGTCGGGTAGTAGCAGCGTGAATAATCAGATGGTGGATGCTTTAGCGGCGGGAATGAGTGGGTTGAACTTCGAGGACACGGGGGATGATGATAATTATGATTATGGTAAAGGGGATTTCACGGAGCATGCGTGTAGATATTGTGGGGTTTCTAACCCGGCCTGCGTGGTTCGGTGTAATGTGCCTTCGTGCCGCAAGTGGTTCTGTAATTCTCGTGGGAACACGTCCGGTTCGCATATTGTGAATCACCTG GTTCGAGCAAAACACAAGGAAGTTTGTCTTCACAAAGACAGTCCCTTGGGAGAAACAATACTTGAATGTTACAACTGTGGATGTCGAAATGTGTTCCTTCTTGGATTTATATCGGCCAAGACAGAGAGTGTTGTTGTTCTTCTGTGTAGGGAACCTTGCTTAAGTGTTAATGCATTGAAGGATATGAACTGGGACCTGAGCCAGTGGTGTCCCCTGATTGATGATAGGTGTTTCTTGCAGTGGCTTGTTAAG GTTCCCTCAGAACAGGAGCAATTGAGAGCACGCCAAATCAGTgctcaacaaataaataaggttGAAGAACTTTGGAAGACAAACCCAGAAGCTTCACTTGAAGATCTTGAGAAACCTGGAGTGGATGATGAACCTCAACCTGTAGCCTTGAAGTATGAAGATGCATACCAG TATCAAAACGTTTTTGCTCCACTTATTAAGCTTGAAGCTGACTATGATAAA ATGATGAAAGAATCTCAAAGTAAGGACAATGTCACAATTCGATGGGATATCGGTCTTAATAAGAAGCGAGTTGCTTACTTTGTTTTCCCAAAG GAGGACAATGAATTGCGTCTTGTGCCTGGAGATGAGTTGCGACTGCGATATTCTGGTGATGCTGCTCACCCAGCATGGCAGTCAGTAGGGCATGTG aTCAAGTTGACTGCACAGGAGGAGGTTGCGCTTGAACTTCGTGCAAGTCAG GGAGTTCCAGTTGATGTTAACCATGGCTTTAGTGTGGACTTTGTTTGGAAGAGTACAAGCTTTGACCGCATGCAGGGAGCAATGAAGACTTTTGCAGTGGATGAGACAAGTGTTAGTGG GTATATCTACCATCACTTGTTAGGCCATGAAGTAGAGGTTCAGATGGTTCGAAATACGTTGCCTCGTCGTTTTGGTGCACCTGGTCTTCCAGAGCTCAATGCCTCTCAA GTTTTTGCTGTAAAGAGTGTCTTACAGAAGCCTATAAGTTTGATTCAAGGACCCCCTGGCACAGGAAAAACTGTTACTTCTGCAGCAATTGTGTATCACATGGCCAAACAAGGGCAGGGACAG GTTTTGGTTTGTGCTCCTAGTAACGTTGCAGTTGATCAACTAGCTGAAAAGATAAGTGCCACTGGTTTAAAG GTGGTTAGGCTTTGTGCAAAATCAAGGGAAGCTGTAAGTTCTCCTGTTGAGCATTTAACCCTTCACTACCAG GTTCGCCATCTGGACACATCTGAAAAGAGTGAACTTCACAAGTTACAGCAATTGAAAGATGAACAAG GAGAATTGTCCAGCAGTGATGAGAAAAAATACAAAGCATTGAAGCGTGCAACAGAAAGGGAGATTTCTCAGAGCGCTGATGTTATATGCTGCACATGTGTTGGAGCTGGAGACCCTCGATTGGCAAATTTTAGGTTTCGTCAG GTACTTATTGATGAATCCACTCAAGCAACAGAACCTGAATGCCTAATACCCTTAGTTCTTGGTGCAAAGCAG GTTGTTCTTGTTGGGGACCACTGTCAGCTTGGTCCAGTAATCATGTGCAAGAAAGCAGCTCGTGCTGGGTTAGCACAGTCTCTTTTTGAACGCCTTGTTCTACTTGGTGTGAAACCAATTAGACTGCAG GTTCAATACCGTATGCATCCATCTCTATCAGAATTTCCTTCTAACAGCTTCTACGAAGGCACACTGCAAAATGGAGTGACCATCAATGAGAGGCAGTCATCTGGCATTGATTTTCCTTGGCCGGTTCCCAATCGTCCTATGTTCTTTTATGTGCAG ATGGGGCAAGAGGAGATAAGTGCCAGTGGAACATCTTACCTAAATAGGACTGAGGCTGCTAATGTTGAAAAGATTGTAACAACTTTCTTAAGGAGTGGTGTGGTCCCTAGTCAG ATAGGAGTTATAACACCCTATGAGGGACAGAGAGCATATATTGTAAACTATATGTCAAGAAATGGTGCTCTCAGACAGCAACTTTACAAGGAAATTGAG GTTGCAAGTGTGGATTCATTTCAAGGAAGGGAAAAGGATTATATCATCCTGTCTTGTGTTAGGAGTAATGAACATCAG GGCATTGGATTCCTTAATGATCCTCGCAGGCTCAATGTTGCTCTAACACGTGCTCGTTATGGTATTGTCATCCTAGGAAACCCTAAAGTTTTAAGCAAACAGCCTCTGTGGAATAGCTTATTGACACACTACAAG GAACATGAGTGCTTGGTTGAAGGGCCTCTAAATAACCTGAAGCAGAGTATGGTTCAATTTCAGAAGCCCAAAAAG ATATACAATGACCGGCGTCTTTTCTTTGGGGGTGGCCCTGGAGTTGTGCCTAATGATAATTATGGGTCTGTTTCCCCATCTGCCCAAAGTGCAGAAAGAAGAAGCAATCGTGGTAGAG GTTCCTACTTACCACCTGGCCCCCCCAATGGTACCCATAAGCCTGGGGTGCATCCTGGTGGATATCCAATGCCTCGAGTGCCCATTACACCATTTCATGGCGGTCCCCCTTCTCAGCCATATGCTATTCCAACTCGTGGAGCTGTACATGGACCAGTTGGAGCTGTGCCTCATGTCCCTCAGCCTGGAAGTCGTGGTTTTGGAGCTGGGCGTGGCAATGCTGGTGCTCCTATTGGCAGTCATCTCCCACATCAACAAGGGTCACAGCAATCTATTGGAAATCTTGGGTCAACTTTTAATTTTCCTGCTCTAGAAAATCCAAATAGCCAGCCATCTGTGGGTGGTCCACTATCTCAACCAGGATTTGTGAATAAT ATGCCAGTTCAAGGGCCAAGCCAAACATTTCGTGATGGATTTTCCATGGGAGGCATGTCTCAG GACTTCTTGGGTGATGACTTCAAAAGTCAGGGATCACATGTTCCTTATAATGTTGCGGAGTTCTCCACTCAG GCTTCTCAAAGTGGATATGGTGTTGATTATGTTACACAAGGAGCACAAGGTGGCTTTCCAGGGAACTTTTTGAACCAGAATTCTCAAGCTGGATATTCTCGGTTTGGTACTGGGAATGACTTCATGTCACAG GATTACATGGCTCATGGAAACCAGGGTCTATTTACTCAGGTTGGGTTTAATGACCCATCACAGGATGACGCAACACAGAGCCACTATGGCGTGGCCAATGCAAATCCACTCCAGTCTcag GGTTTGATGAATTCACTATACTCCCAGCCATTTGCCCATTACAACACACAGCCACTGAACTTGCAGGCCCCACAACAACAGCCACAGCATGGCCACAGCTCTCAAAACCAGAAAATCCACTTCAATGGTTAG
- the LOC125418865 gene encoding uncharacterized protein LOC125418865, whose amino-acid sequence MGYREFEIAGKTLTVFELDDVSNSATARPLTGSWIWDSALVLTEWMAEQAQLDFTFQDKTVIELGAGVGLPGLAAALLGAKRVVLTDIETLLPGLVRNVEANGFGDRVEVRELVWGSDESEVSGLGELGGEFDLVLMSDVFFDAEEMAALSKTMKKVCGKKTRIWAASEVRPWTVECLNELTKEGFGLVELPREVGKVRSSSLLLGNESFLELDSFAIFRLKPPNQKDDGHVTAVDHACPKIEEEEAEDRLCF is encoded by the coding sequence ATGGGCTACAGAGAATTCGAAATCGCCGGCAAAACCTTAACCGTCTTTGAGCTCGATGACGTCAGCAACTCCGCCACGGCCCGACCCCTAACCGGCTCATGGATTTGGGACTCGGCTTTGGTCCTGACCGAATGGATGGCCGAACAGGCCCAGCTCGACTTCACGTTTCAAGACAAAACCGTCATCGAGCTCGGCGCCGGAGTCGGTCTACCCGGCTTAGCCGCGGCTCTACTCGGCGCGAAACGAGTCGTGCTCACTGACATCGAAACGCTCTTACCGGGCCTGGTCAGGAACGTGGAGGCCAACGGGTTCGGAGACCGAGTCGAGGTAAGGGAACTCGTGTGGGGATCGGACGAGTCCGAGGTGAGCGGACTCGGTGAGTTGGGGGGAGAGTTCGACCTGGTTTTGATGTCGGACGTGTTTTTCGACGCGGAGGAAATGGCGGCGCTATCGAAGACGATGAAGAAGGTGTGCGGGAAGAAGACGAGGATATGGGCGGCGAGCGAGGTGAGGCCGTGGACGGTTGAGTGCTTGAACGAGTTGACGAAGGAAGGGTTTGGACTCGTTGAGTTGCCTCGCGAGGTGGGTAAAGTTAGGTCGTCTTCGTTGTTGTTGGGAAATGAGAGTTTCTTGGAGTTGGATTCGTTCGCTATATTTCGTCTGAAACCACCTAATCAAAAAGACGACGGTCACGTGACCGCCGTTGACCATGCGTGCccaaaaatagaagaagaagaagcagaagataGATTGTGTTTTTGA